The sequence CCACCGAGCACCTGTCCCGCCTGACCGAGCTGGAGCGCGCCCGGTCGGACGTCGCCGCCGTCGCCGAGGAGCTGCTGCCCAGCCGGCTCCCCCGGATCCCCGGCGTCCAGCTCGCCGCCCGCCACCGCACCGGACCCCGCGGCGGCGGCGACTGGTACGACGCGCTGCCGCTGCCCGACCGCGCCCTCGGCCTCGCCGTCGGCTCCGTCGGCGGGTCCGGTCCGAGCGCGATGGCCGCGGCGGGGCGGCTCCGCGCCGGCCTGCGGGCGTACGCGGTGATGGAGGGCGAGGACCCCGTCGCCGTACTCTCCGACCTGGAACTCCTGCTGCGGCTCACCGAACCCGCGCGGACCGCGACCGCCCTGTTCGCCTACTGCGAGCCTGCCGCCCGCAAGGTCGTGCTGGCCGGGGCCGGGCACACCCCGCCGCTGGTCCTCGGCGACCGGCGCTGCGAGTACGTCGAGACGACGCTCTCGGCCCCGCTCGGGATGCTCGCCTGCTGGGAGGCGCCGAGCGTGGAGTTCAGCCCCGCGCCCGGAGAAACGGTGCTGCTCTGCACGGACGGGCTGCTGCGCCGCACCGGGGACGCGATGGACCGCGCCTTCGCCCGGCTGCACTCCGCCGCCGCTTCCGTACCGAAGGCGGCCCGGCACGACCCGGCGGCCGTGGCCGACCACGTCCTGCGCACGATGCTCCCCGACGGCCTCGACCGGAGCGACTCCACCGAGGACGTCGTGATCCTCGCCGCCCGCTTCGACTGACGTACGGCGGCTGTCTCCGGTCATGCCCGGCGGCTCTCTCCGGTAAGAGGCCCTTCGGCCCTGGGCCCCCTTCCGTACGCCCGTACGATGGGTGATGGTCCAGTGTCGTATCAAGGAGAGACAAATCGTGTCTGAGGAGCTCATCCCGGAGAACCCGGAGCAGGAGACCGAGGAGAACGAAGCGGCGGAGGCGATCAAGCAGCGGAAGAACGGCCTCTACCCGGCCGTCTCCGACGAGCTCGCCGAGAACATGAAGTCGGGCTGGGCCGACACCGAGCTGCAGGGCCTCCAGCCGATCCCCCAGGCCGAGCACACCGCGAACCGGCGCGCCGCGCTCTCCGCCCGCTTCCCCGGCGAGCGCCTGGTCATCCCCGCGGGCAACCTGAAGACCCGCTCCAACGACACCGAGTACGCCTTCCGCGCCTCCACCGAGTACGCGTACCTCACCGGTGACCAGACGCAGGACGGCGTCCTCGTCCTGGAGCCGACGGGCGACACCGGCCACGAGGCCACCGTCTACCTGCTGCCGCGCTCCAACCGCGAGAACGGCGAGTTCTGGCTCGACGGCCAGGGCGAACTGTGGGTCGGCCGCCGCAACTCCCTCGCCGAGGCCGAGCAGCTGCTCGGCATCCCCGCGAAGGACGTCCGCGAGCTGCCCGCCGCGCTGGCCGAGGCCACCGGCCCCGTCCGCAACGTCCGCGGCCACGACGCCGCCGTCGAAGCCGCCCTCACCGACAAGGTCACCGCGGAGCGCGACGAGGAGCTGCGCGTCCACCTCTCCGAGGCACGCCTGGTGAAGGACGCCTTCGAGATCGCCGAGCT is a genomic window of Streptomyces sp. YPW6 containing:
- a CDS encoding PP2C family protein-serine/threonine phosphatase, with amino-acid sequence MLDIGLLVRVHVDALIVAQNHMGVCDAIRRIAPVGRLAAMSAPHLPKVAGIDPEVPVSAHTSAPLTEIPGPPGAFIQDRLAGWVSDLTTLHELTERLAGTSTLDTALNELLQAGAALVGARRGLLVLEPANGEGPCATRGLGLSHAELGYIETVPRAATALGRVLDGLPGTADGIAVPDLLGEQDLDPRHREVATRLGYAASYALPLASEAAGRLGAVLWLYDEPAAPAQKQRHLAGLYARYATEHLSRLTELERARSDVAAVAEELLPSRLPRIPGVQLAARHRTGPRGGGDWYDALPLPDRALGLAVGSVGGSGPSAMAAAGRLRAGLRAYAVMEGEDPVAVLSDLELLLRLTEPARTATALFAYCEPAARKVVLAGAGHTPPLVLGDRRCEYVETTLSAPLGMLACWEAPSVEFSPAPGETVLLCTDGLLRRTGDAMDRAFARLHSAAASVPKAARHDPAAVADHVLRTMLPDGLDRSDSTEDVVILAARFD